A single genomic interval of Helianthus annuus cultivar XRQ/B chromosome 13, HanXRQr2.0-SUNRISE, whole genome shotgun sequence harbors:
- the LOC110902799 gene encoding holotricin-3 → MTMLVTLVILFLLGFHLHASSNPVKIIHVDRSGVNPVVRRGGGGGGHGGGGGHGGGGGGHGGIGGGGGHGGIGGGGGELGGHGSRGYRGTGEDTGLVIPVYASGHRTRRVHHGRSHGEHNSTSLAQLVSTVLALVLLLTYCC, encoded by the exons ATGACCATGCTGGTGACCTTAGTAATATTGTTTTTGTTAGGTTTTCATCTTCATGCATCTTCAAATCCTGTTAAAATTATCCATGTTG ACAGAAGTGGAGTGAATCCTGTTGTTAGACGTGGAGGAGGGGGCGGCGGTCATGGTGGCGGTGGAGGgcatggtggtggaggtggtggtcaTGGTGGCATTGGTGGAGGTGGTGGTCATGGTGGCattggtggaggtggtggtgaaCTTGGTGGTCATGGTAGTCGTGGTTATAGAGGAACCGGTGAAGACACAGGACTTGTGATCCCAGTGTATGCAAGCGGTCACCGGACGCGTAGAGTGCACCATGGTCGGAGCCATGGCGAGCATAACTCCACTAGTCTTGCCCAATTGGTTTCTACTGTTTTGGCCTTGGTCCTGTTATTAACATATTGCTGCTAA